The following proteins come from a genomic window of Meiothermus sp. QL-1:
- a CDS encoding ABC transporter ATP-binding protein: protein MGYLLLSEVGKRFGDYVAVENFSLRVAQGEVVSLIGHSGCGKSTVLSMVAGLISPSSGQITLEGHPLKGPGPDRGVVFQNYSLLPWLSVYQNVYQAVDAVHRDLTAEEKVRLCEKFLRMVRLWEHRHKRPGQISGGMKQRTAIARALAINPKVLLLDEPFGALDALTRAALQDQLLAIWDATLEDELLRALWGEERKTILLVTHDIDEAIYLSDRIVVMTNGPRATVGEVVEVPLPRPRERRQMLESPRYVELKEHLLYLLTEKYGHREAA from the coding sequence ATGGGTTACCTGCTGCTATCGGAAGTGGGCAAGCGGTTTGGCGACTATGTGGCGGTGGAGAACTTTAGCCTGCGGGTGGCCCAGGGCGAGGTGGTCTCGCTCATCGGACACTCGGGCTGCGGCAAGTCCACGGTGCTCTCCATGGTGGCCGGGCTTATTTCCCCCAGCTCTGGGCAGATTACCCTGGAGGGCCACCCCCTCAAGGGCCCCGGCCCCGACCGGGGGGTGGTCTTCCAGAACTACTCCCTTCTGCCCTGGCTTTCGGTCTACCAGAACGTTTACCAAGCAGTAGATGCGGTACACCGCGACCTGACCGCAGAGGAAAAGGTTCGCCTGTGCGAGAAATTCCTGCGCATGGTCAGGCTCTGGGAGCACCGGCACAAACGGCCGGGCCAGATCTCCGGGGGCATGAAGCAGCGCACGGCCATTGCCCGGGCCCTGGCCATCAACCCCAAGGTGCTGCTGTTGGACGAGCCCTTTGGTGCGCTAGACGCCCTGACCCGCGCCGCCTTACAGGATCAGCTCCTTGCCATCTGGGACGCTACCCTAGAGGACGAGCTGCTTAGGGCTTTGTGGGGCGAGGAGCGCAAGACCATCCTGCTGGTTACCCATGACATCGACGAGGCCATCTACCTATCCGACCGCATCGTGGTCATGACCAATGGTCCCCGGGCCACGGTGGGCGAGGTGGTGGAGGTGCCCCTGCCCCGCCCTCGCGAGCGCCGGCAGATGCTGGAAAGCCCCCGCTACGTGGAGCTGAAGGAACACCTGCTCTACCTCCTAACTGAAAAATACGGCCACCGCGAGGCCGCTTGA
- a CDS encoding uroporphyrinogen-III synthase codes for MRFALCGPRRAADLALILEKQGAVALHRPTVRTILAPPEVLQARLSKLVYQGADWVIFTSGAGVEELHRQAEALGLWEAVYARLKQSKLAQRGYKSDRALRQRGLQAVAWDEDGTVDGLIEALRAHPLAGLQVFVQLYGQPAPRLVRFLKEQGAGVEELMPYRHIPASEAALDRLILEVLEGELDALVFTSQPQVDYLLAHAEKTGQFCRLQAAFERVWALAIGHITAIPLQEAGIRCWYPRVERLGALVTEFARFMAQRRGPL; via the coding sequence ATGCGCTTTGCCCTGTGCGGCCCGCGCAGGGCAGCCGACCTGGCCCTGATTCTGGAAAAACAGGGGGCTGTGGCTTTGCATCGGCCCACGGTGAGGACCATTCTGGCGCCGCCGGAGGTGCTACAGGCCCGGCTTAGCAAGCTGGTTTACCAGGGGGCCGACTGGGTCATCTTTACCAGCGGGGCGGGGGTGGAGGAGCTTCACCGCCAGGCCGAGGCCCTGGGGCTTTGGGAAGCGGTGTATGCCCGATTGAAGCAGAGCAAACTGGCCCAGCGCGGCTACAAGTCCGACCGGGCGCTGCGCCAGCGGGGGTTGCAGGCGGTGGCCTGGGATGAGGATGGCACCGTGGACGGGCTTATCGAGGCCTTGAGGGCCCATCCGCTGGCAGGGCTGCAGGTTTTCGTCCAGCTCTACGGCCAGCCCGCCCCCCGGCTGGTGCGCTTCTTGAAGGAGCAAGGGGCCGGCGTGGAGGAGCTGATGCCCTACCGGCACATCCCGGCCAGCGAGGCGGCCTTGGATAGGCTTATCCTCGAGGTTCTGGAAGGGGAGCTGGACGCCCTGGTTTTTACCAGCCAGCCCCAGGTGGATTACCTGCTGGCCCACGCAGAGAAGACCGGCCAGTTCTGTCGTTTGCAGGCCGCTTTTGAGCGAGTCTGGGCCCTTGCCATCGGGCATATCACCGCTATTCCCCTGCAGGAGGCAGGCATACGCTGCTGGTATCCCCGCGTCGAGCGGCTGGGGGCCTTGGTGACGGAGTTCGCCCGGTTCATGGCCCAACGGCGCGGCCCCCTTTGA
- the nirB gene encoding nitrite reductase large subunit NirB, whose product MTKRLVVIGNGMVGHKFIETLCQEPHGFQIAVFCEEPHLAYDRVHLSHYFQTPRPNLSLADPETYRAWGVEVIHARAEAIDRVPRVVKAGGLEVPYDLLVLATGSYPFVPPVEGRELEGCFVYRTLEDLARLEAYAPKAQTGVVVGGGLLGLEAAGALQALGLKVHVVELAPRLLPQQVDELGGKHLLRQVKALGIEVHLGKATRRILGPQGRVKAIEFADGEVLEADLVVFAAGVRPRDELARQAGLEVGERGGVVIDDCCRTSDPQIYAIGECALHRGRIYGLVGPGYQMAKVLADVLLGRESRFTGADTSTRLKLLGVEVASFGDALAQTPGAAEVIYTDFAKGHYKKLVLSAEGRLLGGILVGDTTAYPTLHGLLGQPIEHPEHLLLPPGEAPLPQPAHARVCNCLGVSREQIREAVRAGARDLAALKKATQAGTGCGGCVPAMKGILQEELKALGEAVNHHLCEHFPFSRAELFDIIRVMGYRTFEEVLKGHGRGLGCEVCKPAVASILASLHNEYILKDEHLPLQDTNDRFLANIQRDGTYSVVPRIPGGEITPDKLMAIAQVAKKYGLYTKITGGQRIDLFGAQLHQLPQIWAELVAAGFESGHAYGKALRTVKSCVGSTWCRYGVQDSVGLAIRLENRYKGLRAPHKIKAAVSGCVRECAEAQSKDFGVIATERGWNLYVCGNGGAKPRHADLLAADLDEETLVRYIDRFLMFYIRTADHLQRTSVWLEKLEGGIEYLRQVIVEDKLGICAELEAQMARIVASYQDEWAATLKDPEKLKRFRHFINSDDPDENIVRVEERGQYRPAYDFERLEALPMAQGGSHG is encoded by the coding sequence ATGACAAAGCGCTTGGTGGTGATCGGCAACGGCATGGTGGGGCACAAGTTCATCGAGACCCTATGCCAAGAGCCCCACGGATTCCAGATCGCTGTCTTCTGCGAGGAGCCCCACCTGGCCTACGACCGGGTGCACCTGAGCCACTACTTCCAGACCCCCCGCCCGAACCTGAGCCTGGCCGACCCCGAGACCTACCGGGCCTGGGGGGTGGAGGTGATCCATGCCCGGGCCGAGGCCATTGACCGCGTGCCGCGGGTGGTGAAGGCGGGGGGCCTCGAGGTTCCCTACGACCTCCTGGTGCTGGCCACCGGCTCCTATCCCTTCGTACCGCCCGTGGAGGGCCGCGAGCTGGAGGGCTGTTTTGTCTACCGCACCCTAGAAGACCTGGCCCGCCTCGAGGCCTACGCCCCAAAGGCCCAGACGGGGGTGGTGGTGGGCGGGGGGCTTTTGGGCCTGGAGGCCGCTGGGGCCCTCCAGGCTTTGGGACTGAAGGTCCATGTGGTGGAGCTCGCCCCCAGGCTCCTGCCCCAGCAGGTGGACGAGCTGGGGGGCAAGCACCTGCTGCGGCAGGTGAAGGCCCTGGGCATCGAGGTGCACCTGGGCAAGGCCACCCGGCGTATCCTGGGCCCGCAGGGGCGGGTAAAAGCCATTGAGTTTGCTGACGGGGAGGTGTTGGAAGCCGATTTGGTGGTCTTTGCGGCGGGCGTCAGGCCCCGGGACGAGCTGGCCCGCCAGGCCGGCCTGGAGGTGGGCGAGCGGGGCGGGGTGGTGATTGACGATTGCTGCCGCACCTCCGACCCCCAGATCTACGCCATCGGGGAGTGCGCCCTGCACCGGGGGCGCATCTACGGCCTGGTGGGCCCGGGATACCAGATGGCCAAGGTGCTGGCCGATGTGCTTCTGGGCAGGGAAAGCCGCTTCACCGGGGCGGATACCTCCACCCGGCTCAAGCTTTTGGGGGTGGAGGTGGCCAGTTTTGGCGATGCCCTGGCACAAACCCCGGGCGCAGCGGAGGTCATCTACACCGATTTCGCCAAAGGCCATTACAAAAAGCTGGTTCTCTCCGCCGAGGGCCGGCTTCTGGGTGGGATTTTGGTGGGAGATACCACAGCCTACCCCACCCTGCACGGCCTCCTGGGCCAGCCCATCGAACACCCCGAACACCTCCTCCTACCCCCCGGCGAGGCGCCCTTGCCCCAACCCGCCCATGCCCGGGTATGCAACTGCCTGGGGGTGAGCCGGGAGCAAATCCGTGAGGCCGTGCGGGCCGGGGCCCGCGACCTGGCGGCCCTCAAGAAGGCCACCCAGGCCGGCACCGGCTGCGGCGGCTGCGTGCCGGCGATGAAGGGCATCCTGCAGGAGGAGCTAAAGGCCCTGGGCGAGGCGGTGAACCACCACCTGTGCGAGCACTTCCCCTTCAGCCGGGCCGAGCTCTTCGACATCATCCGGGTGATGGGCTACCGCACCTTCGAGGAGGTGCTCAAAGGACACGGCCGCGGGCTAGGGTGCGAGGTCTGCAAGCCCGCGGTGGCCTCCATCCTGGCCTCGCTGCACAACGAGTACATCCTCAAGGACGAGCACCTCCCCCTACAGGACACCAACGACCGCTTTTTGGCCAACATCCAGCGCGACGGCACCTACTCCGTGGTGCCCCGCATTCCCGGCGGGGAGATTACCCCGGATAAGCTCATGGCCATCGCCCAGGTGGCCAAGAAGTACGGGCTTTACACCAAAATCACCGGCGGGCAGCGCATAGACCTCTTCGGCGCCCAGCTCCACCAGCTCCCCCAGATCTGGGCCGAGCTGGTGGCCGCGGGGTTTGAGTCCGGGCACGCCTACGGCAAGGCCCTGCGTACCGTAAAAAGCTGCGTGGGCAGCACCTGGTGCCGCTACGGGGTGCAGGACTCGGTGGGCCTGGCCATCCGGCTGGAGAACCGCTACAAGGGGCTGCGGGCCCCCCACAAGATCAAGGCCGCGGTCTCGGGCTGCGTGCGCGAGTGCGCCGAGGCCCAGAGCAAGGACTTCGGCGTGATTGCCACCGAGCGGGGCTGGAACCTGTACGTCTGCGGCAACGGGGGTGCGAAGCCCCGCCACGCCGACCTTTTGGCCGCAGACCTGGACGAGGAAACCCTGGTCCGCTACATAGACCGCTTCTTGATGTTCTACATCCGCACCGCCGACCACCTGCAGCGCACCAGCGTGTGGCTGGAGAAGCTAGAGGGGGGAATTGAGTATCTGCGGCAGGTGATTGTGGAGGACAAGCTGGGAATTTGTGCCGAACTCGAGGCCCAGATGGCCCGGATTGTGGCCAGCTACCAGGATGAGTGGGCCGCCACCCTAAAAGACCCGGAAAAGCTCAAGCGCTTCCGCCACTTCATCAACTCCGACGACCCCGACGAGAACATCGTGCGGGTGGAGGAGCGCGGCCAGTACCGCCCGGCCTACGACTTTGAGCGGCTGGAGGCCCTGCCCATGGCCCAGGGGGGTTCCCATGGCTAA
- the ntrB gene encoding nitrate ABC transporter permease, which produces MPRWVAGVLGPVAGFLFFGLLWYLLSHTVAPKVPDPLATLGTLWEMVRSPFYDNGPNDKGIAIQLATSLYRVGLGFLIGIAIALPVGVLIGASEALYKALNPVVQLLRPVSPLAWFPVGLAAFAASEKAAVFVIAICSLWPTLINTAVGVASVPEDYKNVARVFRFSPWKYLTRVLLPYALPYVLTGFRLGLGIAWMVIVAAEMLSGGTGVGFFIWDSYNALDLERVMAAILLIGLVGWAIDSALSYLHRKALS; this is translated from the coding sequence TTGCCCCGCTGGGTTGCCGGGGTGCTCGGCCCTGTTGCGGGCTTCCTGTTCTTCGGCCTCTTGTGGTACCTGCTGAGCCACACCGTAGCCCCCAAGGTGCCCGATCCCCTGGCCACCCTGGGCACCCTGTGGGAGATGGTGCGCAGCCCCTTCTACGACAACGGCCCCAACGACAAGGGCATTGCCATCCAACTGGCCACCTCGCTCTACCGGGTGGGGCTGGGCTTTTTGATTGGGATCGCCATTGCCCTGCCGGTGGGGGTGCTCATCGGGGCCTCGGAGGCCTTGTACAAGGCCCTCAACCCGGTGGTGCAGCTCCTGCGCCCGGTCTCGCCTTTGGCCTGGTTTCCGGTGGGGCTGGCGGCCTTCGCTGCTTCGGAAAAGGCCGCGGTCTTCGTCATCGCCATCTGCTCCTTATGGCCCACCTTGATCAACACCGCGGTGGGGGTGGCCTCGGTGCCCGAGGACTACAAGAACGTGGCCCGGGTCTTCCGCTTCTCGCCCTGGAAGTACCTGACCCGGGTGCTCCTGCCCTATGCCCTGCCCTACGTGCTCACCGGCTTCCGCTTAGGGCTGGGCATCGCCTGGATGGTGATTGTGGCGGCGGAGATGCTCTCGGGGGGCACCGGGGTGGGCTTCTTCATCTGGGATAGCTACAACGCCTTGGATCTGGAGCGGGTGATGGCGGCCATTTTGCTGATTGGTTTGGTGGGCTGGGCCATTGACAGCGCGCTCAGCTACCTGCACCGCAAGGCGCTGTCCTAG
- the nirD gene encoding nitrite reductase small subunit NirD yields the protein MAKLRWVRVCYLEDILEGTGVCAKVEGEQVAIFRLEGQLYALSNHDPFTRANVLSRGLLGNHGERRTVASPLLKHRFDLRSGECLDDPQVRLPTYAVRCEEGEVWVGVPVEEDEPVSI from the coding sequence ATGGCTAAACTGCGCTGGGTTCGGGTCTGCTACCTGGAGGATATCCTCGAGGGCACCGGGGTCTGCGCCAAGGTAGAGGGGGAGCAGGTAGCCATATTTCGCCTGGAGGGCCAGCTCTATGCCCTTTCCAACCACGACCCCTTTACCCGGGCCAACGTGCTCAGCCGGGGCCTGCTGGGCAACCACGGCGAGCGGCGCACGGTGGCCTCCCCGCTGCTCAAACACCGCTTCGACCTGAGGAGTGGCGAGTGCCTGGACGACCCCCAGGTGCGCCTTCCCACCTATGCCGTTCGGTGCGAGGAGGGGGAGGTGTGGGTGGGGGTGCCGGTGGAGGAGGATGAACCGGTCTCCATCTAG